A genomic region of Alicyclobacillus sp. SO9 contains the following coding sequences:
- a CDS encoding carbohydrate ABC transporter permease has protein sequence MKRSKKAVIGIVAWLVAIVYFYPILVMFLNGFKTEQQAVHMPPSLVFHPTLHNYQLVFSSGVFSYLGNSLIAAIGSTIIALAIGVPAAYALAIYKPKHGDDIFFWFITTKILPSVGVIVPVYIMFRDLNMLDTLYGLSLLYIGMNTPIVVWMMRSFFTDIPYSVIESSQVDGAHGFALIWRIILPLVRPGLFATSLLCLVFSWNEFFFALNITDTHAATLPILVSSFMTSEGLFWSKLSAIGTIAVLPPVIFGWIAQKQLVRGLSMGAVKG, from the coding sequence ATGAAACGTTCCAAGAAGGCAGTAATTGGTATCGTAGCTTGGCTTGTAGCCATTGTCTACTTTTACCCCATTCTCGTCATGTTCCTGAATGGTTTTAAAACCGAGCAGCAGGCTGTGCACATGCCCCCAAGTCTCGTTTTCCATCCCACTTTGCACAACTACCAACTCGTTTTTTCTTCGGGGGTCTTCTCGTATTTGGGCAATTCACTGATTGCTGCAATCGGATCGACCATAATTGCGCTGGCTATCGGTGTGCCAGCGGCATACGCCCTGGCGATTTACAAACCGAAGCACGGAGATGACATCTTTTTCTGGTTTATTACAACGAAGATTCTTCCGTCTGTCGGTGTCATTGTGCCTGTATACATTATGTTTCGGGATTTGAACATGCTCGATACACTCTATGGTCTTTCACTTCTCTATATTGGCATGAATACGCCGATTGTAGTTTGGATGATGCGGTCCTTCTTCACAGATATTCCGTATTCTGTGATTGAATCGAGTCAGGTCGATGGTGCACATGGTTTTGCCCTGATTTGGAGAATTATACTGCCGCTAGTACGTCCTGGTCTATTTGCAACGTCACTGTTATGTCTTGTGTTTTCGTGGAATGAATTCTTCTTTGCATTAAACATTACCGATACGCATGCAGCTACGCTTCCCATATTGGTCTCTTCGTTTATGACTAGTGAGGGACTGTTTTGGTCCAAATTAAGTGCCATTGGCACGATTGCGGTTCTGCCTCCGGTCATTTTCGGTTGGATCGCTCAGAAGCAGCTGGTGCGGGGATTAAGTATGGGTGCCGTCAAAGGTTAA
- a CDS encoding ABC transporter permease, with protein sequence MTTETTGISPSPQFRKKKHRFGFVRLLFVDKRSAVGVVLFLIFALAAIFAPFIAPYNPLSTNFPMSEPPSAAHLFGTTTTGQDIFSQFIYGARATLTVGVGAGLLATVIGLLFGVTAGYYPGIVDTVLNFVTNIFLVLPGLALLIVIESMVHNSTPMINGVIIGLTGWAWGARIFRAQTMSLRGREFIVAAKLSGASPLRIMVTEIIPNMTSIIASNIIFACLGAILAESGLAYLGLENVTSVSWGTILYWAQAGSAMLNGAWWWFIPPGAGIALVGLALVLINFSIDQFTNPRLRQLGGKRRGRKHARP encoded by the coding sequence ATGACGACAGAAACGACAGGTATTTCCCCGAGTCCACAATTTCGTAAGAAAAAGCACAGATTTGGCTTTGTGCGATTGCTGTTTGTAGATAAGAGATCGGCTGTTGGGGTAGTCCTGTTCCTTATATTCGCCTTGGCTGCGATTTTTGCGCCGTTCATTGCACCCTACAATCCTCTGTCAACGAACTTCCCCATGAGTGAACCTCCTAGTGCAGCACATTTATTCGGGACGACCACGACCGGACAGGATATCTTTTCCCAGTTCATTTACGGCGCGAGGGCAACGCTGACAGTCGGTGTCGGGGCTGGACTTCTGGCAACTGTCATTGGCTTGCTCTTCGGTGTTACGGCTGGATACTATCCGGGTATCGTCGACACCGTCCTGAACTTTGTCACAAACATTTTCTTGGTCCTGCCGGGATTGGCGTTGCTGATTGTCATTGAATCAATGGTTCACAACAGTACACCGATGATAAACGGGGTCATTATTGGATTGACAGGCTGGGCTTGGGGTGCGCGGATATTTCGTGCGCAGACCATGTCCTTGCGCGGACGCGAGTTTATTGTCGCGGCAAAACTCTCCGGTGCCTCTCCGCTGCGCATCATGGTAACGGAAATCATTCCAAATATGACGAGTATTATCGCATCGAACATCATTTTTGCTTGCCTTGGTGCCATTCTTGCGGAATCCGGACTCGCCTACTTAGGACTGGAGAACGTTACATCTGTGAGTTGGGGGACAATTCTGTACTGGGCTCAAGCGGGAAGTGCAATGTTGAATGGGGCTTGGTGGTGGTTCATTCCACCTGGGGCAGGTATTGCGCTTGTCGGGCTGGCTTTAGTTCTCATCAACTTCAGTATCGACCAATTTACCAACCCGCGACTTCGACAGTTGGGAGGCAAACGCCGTGGAAGAAAACACGCCCGTCCTTGA
- a CDS encoding zinc-dependent alcohol dehydrogenase family protein has protein sequence MSKREMRAFVVHGPRDGRVEIVPYPTLTSEHDMIVRVHSVGICGTDQHIFDGEFLSPYPIIPGHEFSGIVEEVGAGVDRFQPGDRVSVDPTLYCGGCEYCLTNRFNHCEHWGAIGNTTDGALAEYVAVPAKNAVKMPDEMTFEQGAFVEPIACVVHGMNRLQVRMGDSVLLFGVGAMGLQLIQALAHAGASELVVVDVEQTKLDTALKYGATRGILSETSEAVLSHSYPKGFDIVVDVTGIPQVIQTEFKYLGKTGKFLQFGVTPQEAQITVNPFEIYNQDWTILGSMAINNTFIPAFQLLKEGRIDIGEILTHTISLDEVPELLSQPKDKTALKVQVELIR, from the coding sequence ATGAGCAAACGAGAAATGAGAGCCTTCGTAGTCCATGGACCGCGAGATGGAAGAGTAGAAATAGTTCCGTACCCAACATTGACATCCGAACACGACATGATTGTTCGTGTGCACAGTGTCGGTATATGTGGAACCGATCAGCACATTTTCGACGGTGAATTTCTTTCACCCTATCCAATTATTCCGGGACATGAGTTCTCCGGGATAGTTGAGGAAGTAGGCGCTGGCGTGGACCGCTTTCAACCCGGTGACAGAGTATCTGTCGATCCAACGCTGTACTGTGGGGGTTGTGAATACTGTCTGACCAATCGATTTAATCACTGTGAGCACTGGGGAGCTATTGGCAATACAACTGACGGAGCATTAGCGGAGTACGTTGCCGTACCGGCAAAAAACGCCGTAAAAATGCCTGATGAGATGACATTTGAGCAAGGTGCTTTCGTGGAACCCATCGCATGCGTTGTTCACGGGATGAACAGGTTACAGGTCCGTATGGGTGACAGCGTATTACTTTTTGGGGTTGGTGCCATGGGACTTCAATTGATTCAAGCATTAGCCCATGCAGGTGCCTCGGAGTTGGTCGTCGTTGATGTGGAACAGACAAAATTGGACACCGCCCTGAAATATGGTGCCACTCGAGGCATACTTTCCGAGACATCAGAGGCGGTCCTGTCACACTCATATCCAAAGGGATTCGACATCGTAGTTGATGTCACTGGAATACCGCAGGTTATTCAAACAGAGTTTAAGTACCTGGGTAAGACGGGCAAGTTTCTGCAATTTGGTGTAACTCCCCAGGAAGCACAGATTACAGTAAATCCCTTTGAAATCTATAATCAGGACTGGACCATACTTGGTTCGATGGCGATTAACAACACTTTTATACCCGCTTTTCAACTTCTTAAAGAAGGCAGAATTGATATTGGGGAGATTTTAACACACACAATTTCACTCGATGAAGTCCCTGAGTTACTGTCGCAACCCAAGGATAAAACCGCATTAAAAGTCCAGGTTGAACTGATTCGCTAG
- a CDS encoding ABC transporter permease, with protein MRYVLNRLGFFVVSIWAAVTINFVLPRMMPGDPADAMFAKFSNSLSPQALQALKLQFGFSKQPLLIQYFTYLKNLVTGHWGLSYTYYPTPVTQVIQRSLPWTLVLVGSTTVIAVFVGTGLGIWISWRRGGIMDSILPVGSMVVQATPYMFTALLLLFVFAYKFGWFPLSGGYASQYKPSLTMPFLLSALKHGVLPAITIFLGSLSGWLVGMRNNMILTLGDDYVVFAEAKGVKPGRLIFSYAARNAILPQVTSFAIAIGNVVSGSILTEQVFSYPGIGEQLNQAVLQEDYPLIQAAFLIIAVSVLVANLIVDMIYSRLDPRVRTGGANA; from the coding sequence ATGCGGTATGTTTTAAACCGTCTTGGCTTTTTTGTGGTATCCATATGGGCGGCAGTCACAATCAACTTTGTTCTGCCGCGTATGATGCCCGGGGACCCGGCAGACGCAATGTTCGCCAAGTTTAGCAACAGCTTGTCTCCGCAAGCACTGCAGGCATTAAAGTTACAGTTTGGATTCAGCAAACAGCCTCTTTTAATACAGTATTTTACTTACCTGAAAAATTTGGTCACTGGTCACTGGGGTTTGTCTTATACGTACTATCCAACTCCAGTCACACAGGTCATCCAAAGGAGTCTTCCCTGGACCCTGGTTCTTGTTGGCAGTACGACCGTCATTGCAGTTTTCGTTGGCACGGGTCTCGGAATCTGGATTTCCTGGCGACGAGGAGGGATTATGGATTCCATTTTGCCTGTTGGTTCCATGGTTGTCCAAGCCACACCGTATATGTTCACGGCACTGCTTTTGTTGTTTGTATTCGCTTACAAATTCGGATGGTTTCCTCTATCCGGAGGTTATGCCTCTCAGTATAAGCCGTCCCTGACTATGCCCTTTTTGCTTTCCGCGTTAAAACACGGTGTGCTTCCGGCTATCACTATTTTTCTTGGGTCACTGAGCGGGTGGTTGGTCGGTATGCGCAACAATATGATTTTAACACTGGGTGACGATTATGTGGTTTTTGCAGAAGCGAAGGGGGTCAAGCCGGGAAGACTCATTTTCTCATATGCGGCTCGCAACGCCATTTTACCTCAGGTTACGAGTTTTGCTATTGCCATCGGTAATGTGGTAAGCGGTTCCATTTTAACAGAGCAAGTGTTTTCATATCCGGGGATTGGAGAGCAATTAAACCAGGCTGTCTTACAAGAAGACTACCCGCTCATCCAAGCTGCCTTTCTTATTATTGCTGTGTCAGTTCTAGTTGCAAACCTCATTGTTGATATGATTTACAGTCGGTTGGACCCACGTGTTCGTACAGGGGGCGCTAACGCATGA
- a CDS encoding carbohydrate ABC transporter permease: MENIQSRMTTGRGRRVTTRASHQHPKQRYMRLILPGMIVVGVLTQIPFLGTLYLSFFRWNLLRPSQGIKFIGFSNFARELSSMQFYHATLNTVVITLFTLVICLGIGMLLALLLNQPFWGRGIVRSLIITPFFVMSTVSGIIWKDIIFDPSFGLFAWAMRHIGMHPVAVAQSDPMILIILVLSWRWIPFFMLILLAGLQSFPEELHESGQLDGANGIQRFFSLVIPHLMRYMEVAIFLGLIFILQTFGTIYVTTQGGPGLASTNLSYLVYRTQVQNYHYGLASSVSVLFVVLTVVGLSFLFKNIRNRFGETLR, from the coding sequence TTGGAAAACATTCAGTCTCGGATGACGACGGGAAGGGGGAGGCGTGTAACGACTCGGGCTTCTCATCAACATCCAAAACAGCGTTATATGCGCTTAATACTCCCGGGGATGATTGTTGTCGGAGTCCTGACGCAAATCCCGTTTCTAGGCACTTTGTATCTCTCGTTCTTTCGCTGGAACTTGCTGCGTCCAAGCCAGGGTATAAAATTTATTGGCTTTTCAAACTTCGCACGAGAGCTTAGCAGTATGCAATTCTATCATGCAACGTTAAACACAGTGGTCATCACGTTGTTTACTTTAGTGATTTGTCTTGGCATTGGTATGTTGCTCGCCTTACTGTTGAACCAACCATTTTGGGGGAGAGGTATTGTTCGGTCGCTGATTATTACGCCATTTTTCGTGATGTCAACAGTATCCGGGATTATATGGAAAGATATCATTTTCGATCCGAGTTTTGGCTTGTTCGCGTGGGCGATGCGTCATATTGGTATGCATCCCGTTGCGGTAGCTCAAAGTGATCCTATGATTCTCATTATTCTGGTGTTGTCATGGCGTTGGATCCCGTTCTTTATGCTGATTCTGCTGGCCGGATTACAGTCGTTTCCGGAAGAACTACATGAAAGCGGGCAATTAGATGGTGCAAATGGTATCCAAAGGTTTTTCTCTTTGGTCATTCCTCATCTGATGCGCTACATGGAAGTTGCAATTTTCCTTGGGTTGATCTTTATCTTGCAGACATTTGGCACCATTTATGTGACAACGCAGGGCGGACCTGGGCTTGCGTCCACGAATCTGTCCTACCTGGTTTATCGAACCCAAGTACAGAACTATCACTATGGACTTGCGTCGTCTGTGTCCGTTTTATTCGTTGTTCTAACAGTGGTTGGATTGTCATTCTTGTTTAAAAATATTCGCAATCGGTTTGGAGAGACCCTACGATGA
- the xylB gene encoding xylulokinase: MTMQQAVLGIDIGTSGTKVIVVGVDGTVLGSATETYDMATPKLGWAEQNPEDWWNATVKATQRALEKKTNLDVQAIGFSGQMHGLVPLNRDGEVLRPSIIWCDVRTEEQSIALEQTVGREQIIQLTQNPPLPNFTLTKLLWMRDYEPDLYRQIRCVLLPKDYIRYKLTGSYAMDVADASGTLLFDVSKRKWSSEMCQATGVSKEWLPPVYESNDVVGHLTDGAGALLGLPGGIPVVAGAGDQAAGAIGLGVLEPGAISAVFGTSGVVLAVTDSPLRDPKGRLHTFCHGQRDSWFVMGVTQAAGGSLQWYRNRFAQVEQLAANQSKRDVYEFLMDEAESVAPGAEGLLFLPYLLGERTPHLDPNARGGWIGLQWRHDLSHLVRSVLEGVSFSLRDAWEIIRELGITSSQWKASGGGAQGDIWMQIFASVVRQELEIVQASHGPAYGAAILAAQGVGILDETSESVHSWLSSGKTVRPKEEWVEFYDSLYSVFRQGYAASKDIVTQLNQLSR, translated from the coding sequence ATGACTATGCAACAAGCAGTGCTGGGAATTGACATAGGAACCTCCGGCACAAAAGTGATTGTAGTAGGAGTTGATGGTACGGTTCTGGGTTCCGCCACAGAAACGTATGACATGGCGACTCCAAAGCTCGGGTGGGCAGAGCAAAATCCCGAGGACTGGTGGAACGCAACCGTTAAGGCCACGCAGCGTGCACTAGAGAAAAAGACCAACCTTGATGTTCAAGCCATTGGGTTTTCTGGCCAAATGCACGGTTTGGTGCCCTTAAACAGAGACGGCGAAGTGTTGCGACCTTCTATTATCTGGTGTGACGTGCGAACTGAAGAACAATCCATTGCGTTGGAGCAGACGGTTGGCAGAGAGCAAATCATTCAATTGACGCAAAACCCCCCTCTTCCGAATTTCACTCTAACAAAACTGTTGTGGATGAGAGATTATGAACCGGATTTGTATCGTCAAATTCGCTGTGTACTACTGCCGAAGGATTATATCCGATACAAACTGACGGGCTCATATGCCATGGACGTTGCTGATGCGTCTGGGACACTGCTGTTTGATGTATCCAAACGCAAGTGGTCCAGCGAAATGTGTCAAGCCACTGGGGTGTCAAAGGAATGGCTTCCACCTGTCTACGAGTCCAACGACGTGGTTGGGCATCTTACCGATGGAGCCGGTGCGCTGCTGGGTCTGCCTGGAGGTATTCCGGTCGTCGCAGGAGCTGGAGACCAAGCAGCAGGTGCCATCGGGTTGGGAGTTCTGGAACCCGGAGCGATTTCTGCAGTGTTTGGGACCTCCGGCGTGGTGCTGGCTGTTACGGATTCCCCGCTTCGGGATCCCAAAGGCCGGTTGCATACTTTTTGCCATGGGCAGAGGGACAGTTGGTTTGTCATGGGTGTTACTCAGGCAGCAGGCGGATCGCTTCAGTGGTACCGAAATCGGTTTGCGCAAGTTGAACAACTAGCTGCGAATCAATCCAAACGTGATGTCTACGAGTTTTTGATGGACGAAGCTGAGTCGGTTGCTCCCGGGGCGGAAGGGTTATTGTTTCTTCCCTATTTGCTGGGGGAGAGAACACCGCACCTGGATCCAAATGCGCGAGGCGGCTGGATTGGATTGCAATGGCGCCATGACTTGTCTCATTTGGTACGCTCCGTGCTGGAGGGCGTTTCTTTCAGTCTGAGGGATGCTTGGGAAATCATCCGCGAACTCGGTATTACATCCTCGCAGTGGAAGGCTTCAGGAGGCGGTGCACAAGGAGACATCTGGATGCAAATTTTCGCAAGCGTTGTTCGACAGGAGTTGGAAATTGTCCAGGCTTCACACGGCCCGGCCTACGGAGCAGCCATCTTGGCAGCCCAGGGGGTTGGGATTCTCGACGAAACGAGCGAATCCGTTCACTCTTGGCTCTCATCCGGGAAGACTGTCCGTCCCAAGGAGGAATGGGTCGAGTTTTACGATTCACTCTATTCGGTTTTTCGCCAAGGCTATGCGGCATCGAAGGATATTGTTACACAGCTTAACCAGCTTTCGAGGTAA
- the xylA gene encoding xylose isomerase codes for MAYFEHVKKIAYEGPQSKNPLAFKYYNPDAVVAGKRMEDYLRFSVAYWHSFTANGSDQFGVGTMKRTWNHLSGMDLAKARVEAAFEFAEKLGVPYFAFHDRDIAPEGDTLSETNRNLDVIVSMIAEYMKTSGVKLLWNTANMFTNPRFVHGAATSSNADVFAYAAAQVKKSLEIGKELGSENHVFWGGREGYDTLLNTNMELELDNLSRFYHMALEYADAIGYTGQFLIEPKPKEPTTHQYDYDAANSIAFLYKYGLKDRFKLNIEANHATLAGHTFQHELRVSRVNGVLGSVDANQGDLLLGWDTDEFPTDLYSTTLAMYEILQNGGLHSGGMNFDAKTRRPSMDPEDLFYSHIAGMDSFAKGLQVASKLLEDRVLEDFIDTRYRSYKEGIGADIVAGKANFKSLEEYALQHEIRNESGRQEMLKSILNQYIASV; via the coding sequence ATGGCATACTTTGAACATGTAAAGAAGATTGCATATGAGGGTCCTCAGTCCAAGAATCCCCTGGCTTTTAAGTATTACAACCCTGACGCAGTGGTAGCAGGAAAGCGAATGGAAGATTACTTGCGGTTCTCTGTAGCATACTGGCATTCGTTTACAGCTAACGGCTCCGATCAGTTTGGAGTCGGAACAATGAAACGGACTTGGAACCATCTGTCTGGTATGGATTTGGCGAAGGCAAGAGTGGAAGCTGCCTTTGAATTCGCAGAAAAATTGGGTGTGCCGTACTTTGCATTTCACGACAGGGATATTGCACCGGAGGGGGACACGCTCTCTGAAACCAACCGGAATCTGGACGTCATTGTATCGATGATTGCGGAATATATGAAGACGTCAGGCGTAAAACTGCTGTGGAACACAGCAAACATGTTCACAAACCCAAGGTTTGTACACGGTGCTGCCACCTCCTCCAATGCGGATGTATTTGCGTATGCGGCAGCACAGGTGAAAAAGAGCTTGGAAATTGGCAAAGAGCTTGGTTCTGAAAACCATGTGTTCTGGGGCGGACGCGAGGGATACGATACGCTGCTGAACACAAACATGGAGCTTGAACTGGACAATTTGAGCAGGTTCTATCACATGGCACTGGAGTATGCGGACGCAATTGGCTATACAGGTCAATTCTTGATTGAGCCGAAGCCGAAAGAGCCTACAACACACCAATACGATTACGATGCAGCTAACAGTATCGCATTCTTATACAAGTATGGATTGAAGGACAGATTCAAACTGAACATTGAGGCGAACCATGCCACATTGGCCGGACATACTTTCCAACATGAGTTGCGAGTGAGCCGGGTGAACGGGGTTCTTGGTTCAGTGGATGCGAACCAAGGGGACCTGCTGTTGGGATGGGACACGGATGAGTTCCCGACAGACCTGTACTCGACAACGCTTGCGATGTACGAAATTCTGCAGAATGGCGGGCTTCACAGTGGTGGGATGAACTTTGACGCAAAGACGCGTCGGCCTTCGATGGATCCTGAGGACTTGTTCTACTCGCACATTGCAGGGATGGACAGCTTTGCAAAGGGGCTTCAAGTCGCATCGAAGCTGCTCGAAGACAGAGTGTTGGAAGACTTCATCGATACGCGCTACCGGAGCTACAAGGAAGGAATTGGAGCAGATATTGTTGCTGGGAAGGCCAACTTTAAGAGTCTAGAAGAGTATGCATTACAACACGAGATTCGTAACGAATCTGGCCGTCAGGAAATGCTTAAATCAATTTTGAATCAATATATCGCATCCGTATAA
- a CDS encoding ROK family transcriptional regulator: MIRTGDQAFIKELNKSITINLIRRRSPISRSQISVESGLNKATVSSLIDELISEGLVIELGPGHSSVGRRPVMLGFNGSAGHTIGVELGVDYVRALSTDLAGNIALSEETKSPDAGNIQETIASLANLVKEIIAKTPPSRLGIIGAGIGVPGMVDFSNGTVLNAPNLGWFNVPLKSYLETHLNIPIFIDNEANTGTLAEKMFGHGKQVSNFIYLSVSTGIGTGIMINDNLVRGSHGTAGEFGHMVVETQGLRCSCGNRGCLEMYASEKALVTKYQQLSGRTLPTPEIISLLSQGDAMAFQSVQSVGQYLGIGINNIINGLNPTLVIIGNHFSTLGSWVIPQIEQIIGNSTLRTPPSQVRVEVASLGRDATSVGAAALAINEYFAGPIH, encoded by the coding sequence ATGATACGCACAGGAGATCAAGCTTTTATAAAAGAATTGAACAAGTCCATAACCATTAACTTAATCCGAAGAAGAAGTCCTATTTCGCGTTCACAAATTTCCGTGGAAAGCGGCCTTAATAAAGCGACCGTGTCCTCTCTGATTGATGAACTCATTTCGGAAGGCCTTGTCATTGAATTAGGACCTGGCCATTCATCGGTAGGAAGGCGCCCTGTCATGCTTGGATTCAACGGGAGTGCAGGACATACCATTGGTGTTGAACTCGGAGTAGACTACGTTCGTGCCCTATCCACTGACTTGGCGGGCAATATTGCTCTCTCAGAAGAGACCAAATCTCCCGATGCTGGGAATATTCAAGAAACTATTGCGTCGTTGGCAAACCTAGTGAAGGAAATCATTGCAAAAACCCCTCCTTCAAGACTAGGCATCATTGGAGCCGGCATTGGTGTGCCTGGTATGGTTGACTTTAGCAACGGTACCGTATTAAATGCGCCAAATCTCGGTTGGTTCAATGTTCCTCTAAAATCCTATCTTGAAACGCACCTGAATATCCCCATCTTCATTGATAACGAGGCGAACACAGGTACTTTGGCGGAGAAAATGTTTGGACATGGCAAACAGGTGTCGAACTTTATCTATCTCAGCGTGAGTACCGGTATCGGGACCGGCATCATGATAAACGACAACCTGGTCCGAGGCAGTCATGGGACCGCCGGGGAGTTTGGTCACATGGTTGTCGAGACGCAAGGGTTGCGCTGCTCCTGCGGTAATCGAGGCTGTCTGGAAATGTACGCATCTGAGAAGGCACTGGTCACAAAATACCAGCAGCTCTCTGGCAGGACGCTGCCCACTCCGGAAATCATTTCGCTCTTGTCACAAGGAGACGCCATGGCGTTTCAAAGTGTCCAGTCTGTCGGTCAGTACTTAGGAATTGGCATTAACAATATTATCAATGGATTGAATCCCACACTCGTCATTATTGGAAATCACTTTAGTACCCTAGGAAGCTGGGTAATCCCTCAAATCGAACAAATCATCGGCAATTCAACCTTGAGAACTCCTCCCTCTCAAGTCAGGGTGGAAGTGGCCTCCCTTGGACGTGATGCCACTTCAGTCGGCGCAGCAGCACTTGCGATTAACGAGTATTTTGCTGGTCCAATACACTGA
- a CDS encoding NAD(P)-dependent oxidoreductase, with translation MSKVVITGGSGKLGKWVVKEFVDNGYEVVNVDTKLPEEPLCRTVLTNLTNLGEVYGVLSDADAVVHLAAIPVAYSHPNEVTFQNNVMATYNILEAASTLGIQKAVIASSESSYGICFAVHPMEPKYVPIDEEHPQLPQDSYGLSKIVNEKTAEMFHRKTGIQVACFRLGNVITPDMYPLFKGFIHDAVERERILWSYIDARDAGTACRLAIETDNLGAVALNIANDETSMDIKSRELMAARYPNVTDFREELSGYETLLSNKKAKELLNWQPVHVWRKYVAVD, from the coding sequence TTGTCAAAAGTGGTCATCACCGGCGGGAGCGGAAAGTTAGGCAAATGGGTTGTCAAGGAATTTGTTGATAACGGTTATGAAGTGGTGAATGTTGACACAAAACTGCCTGAAGAGCCTCTGTGTAGAACTGTACTTACCAATTTAACAAATCTTGGTGAGGTCTACGGAGTGTTGAGTGATGCAGACGCCGTTGTTCATTTAGCTGCTATACCTGTAGCATATTCACATCCGAACGAGGTCACCTTTCAAAACAACGTGATGGCAACCTATAATATTTTGGAAGCTGCATCGACCCTTGGAATTCAAAAGGCCGTGATTGCATCCAGTGAATCTTCCTATGGAATCTGCTTTGCGGTGCATCCGATGGAGCCCAAATATGTTCCAATCGACGAAGAACATCCCCAACTGCCCCAAGACAGTTATGGTCTTTCGAAAATTGTAAATGAAAAAACTGCAGAAATGTTTCATAGAAAAACGGGAATTCAAGTTGCCTGCTTCCGTCTAGGAAATGTGATTACACCTGATATGTATCCCCTTTTTAAGGGTTTTATCCATGACGCAGTAGAGCGGGAGCGTATTTTATGGAGCTACATTGATGCTCGGGATGCGGGAACTGCCTGCAGGCTAGCCATCGAGACGGATAATTTGGGAGCCGTCGCTTTAAACATTGCGAACGATGAAACAAGTATGGACATTAAAAGCCGCGAATTGATGGCAGCTCGCTATCCGAATGTAACAGACTTCCGAGAGGAGTTGTCTGGCTATGAGACACTGCTTTCAAACAAGAAAGCAAAGGAGTTATTAAATTGGCAACCAGTTCACGTGTGGCGCAAGTATGTTGCTGTAGACTAG